The Gemmatimonas sp. UBA7669 genome includes a window with the following:
- a CDS encoding HNH endonuclease encodes MIAGCLALNASYEPLTMVPLRRALRLVIDGKAEIVEADTGAPVRSEKRQFVRPAVIRLTKYVHVPRRFRRQVTNTFLFARDDYQCQYCGRHANVLKPRESLTRDHLIPMSRGGTNEWTNVVTACSSCNTRKANRMPHEIGMQPLHAPTEPHFVHLSWAVRRLTPIQARYIRTFYGEETLRELEKIEHGPAATTA; translated from the coding sequence GTGATTGCTGGCTGTCTCGCACTGAACGCATCGTACGAACCACTCACGATGGTGCCGCTGCGGCGCGCACTGCGTCTCGTCATCGACGGCAAGGCGGAAATCGTGGAGGCCGACACCGGCGCGCCCGTGCGCTCGGAGAAACGGCAGTTTGTCCGTCCCGCGGTCATCCGACTCACCAAGTACGTGCACGTGCCGCGGCGCTTCCGTCGTCAGGTGACGAACACCTTTTTGTTCGCGCGCGACGACTACCAGTGTCAGTACTGCGGCCGGCACGCCAATGTGCTCAAGCCGCGTGAATCGCTCACGCGCGATCATCTCATTCCCATGTCGCGTGGCGGCACGAATGAGTGGACCAACGTGGTGACGGCTTGCAGCAGCTGCAACACGCGCAAGGCCAACCGTATGCCTCACGAAATCGGCATGCAGCCACTGCACGCGCCCACCGAGCCGCATTTTGTGCATCTGTCGTGGGCGGTACGTCGTCTCACGCCCATTCAGGCCCGCTACATTCGCACGTTCTACGGCGAAGAGACGCTGCGCGAACTCGAGAAGATCGAACACGGGCCAGCCGCCACCACGGCCTGA